DNA from Centroberyx gerrardi isolate f3 chromosome 20, fCenGer3.hap1.cur.20231027, whole genome shotgun sequence:
CATCATTGTTTCAAGTTTAACAGTGTACAACAAGTAGGCCTATCGGCTCTCAAATCAAGACCAGGATCTTAGTCATTAGTGACGTAAGCTAACATCTCTGAAAGTTTTCCCTCGGTGCCATCTTAAAAGTATTTCCAAGCACTGCTAGTCTAAAGGGACTATTCTGCTATGACAATACAGAGTAATCCTGTAATAGTAGTTATACAGTAAATGACAGGTAGTGTATTACCGTCATTAAAATAATGTAAGGTACAAAAAAGTACAACCAGTACTGAAACAACAGCGACTTTCAGGGCTCCACTGGCAACTTGTTGGTGGTAGAAATCAAAGAGTTCTTAGAAAAGGGACATTTCAAGTTACAGCTGGGAAAATTACAGCTACTGCCTTTTATCAAAATGGTGTTCCTTTTCAAAAGTGTAAGTCGCACTTGCAGCAAGAAGGCAAGTTTGAGACAGATTTGTCAGTTGGCAGCTACCCTTCAAAAAGTCCTAGGAGCAACTAAAACTACctcactgacacaaacacagtaatgtacacatgctcacacaacTATGGCTCTGAGAGGACGGTAGGGAGAGTGATAGCACAGTAAGCAGTTGCTCCTCCACAACATAACGACACCAAGAAGCTGCCGAGGATCGAATATATAATTATAGAGGATAGACAAGATggcagaacaaaacaaatatcTGCGTGGAATGTATTGCTAGCCAAAGTCCCTTTCAATGTACACACATAAGCTGCTATGTGCTCACACAATTTATCCAATGTACACTGGTTTCACTATAAAGCATCAGCTATGAATGCACACGTTTCTGAAACCTCATCTACTGGAGAAGCATCTTCCAAAGACATGTTAAATCTATACTATCGAGGGAATGTACATAACAAAAGAATGTATAAGCATGCACTGTGATTCACCTTTTACCGAAAGTTATGTAAAGATGTGCACAAGGACGTAATTCATGGGATATGAAGAGGATGGGTATGAAATTATGCTACACGTACCACAAATTAAGTAAATTACTTAGAGATCATTTGCATGTGGAGTATTACAGGCTATATGAGTAAGGCAGACTCTAACCTTACAGACAGTTATCCTTCATCACTTTCCATTTGAGAGGCAAAAATGGTGCGAGATCAGTTCATCAGCGGACGTACAGAATGCGGAAACCCATAAAAACATTACAGTGCATTTGGACagaaaaaggaccaaaatgaaGCATAAAAAAGAGCAGACAACTCTGCACAATTTAAGACAAACAGACCCTTAGTCTTACATTTACCAGGTACACTTCAGAACTGCTGGAGACTATTACatattaagaaaataaatagattCTTAAGATATTATTTACAATGGACACGTTGTTCACTCTGTTAAGTGCGCCTCTCCAACCCTTTAATTCCCTTGTATCTCCATTCTTAGCAGCTCTTTGAGTGCAGCACAAAGAAATCATCACAGCGGCCCTGTCCTCTTCCCTGTTTAAGCATATCATTTCAGAAACAGCACCTCAGGGAGTGTCATGCATATTCATGTAAAACTTCCTTCTTATGCATCACTGAAACTCTAGTTGTTTTACTGCCCGTGTTTTTTACTATGACGTACAATATAAATCACATTATATTGCAGAAATTACCATATCACCTGATTCATCTCATGGGAATCTATGCTGGGTTGGATGTATCCAGATAACCTGTGCTACGGCACACGAGGAAAGCAGGGATTTCCACATGACTAAGAGGAATGGGCAAATGCTGCTTACAAGTAGCGGAGAAAGAGTATGATATACACTGagaatacaaaatattagggcaACCTGGTCTTTCCATGAGACAGACCAGAGTCTATACAGGTGCAAGCTATGAcaccttattgatttcacctattaaaaTCCACTTCAATCATGATAGAGAGATGTATGGGGGCATGTTCAGTGTATGTTCTCTGTTGAGGTGAAGAAGGCAGAATATGCTCAGTGCATAACATGATTTCACAACTGAAAAAGGGGACAAGGGAGCAAAGGGAGTTCAGCCTTCATGGTTCTCTATGCAAACATCACGCTATCCTTTCCCTGGCCAAAGGTTGAAAAGTGACAGCTGTCAACTGAGGAATGTTTCTGTCTTATTGAATTCCACGTGTCACTCAGAGATCATATCACTTGACATGGTGCTTGTGCGTTAAGTGCAACAGCACACATAACAAAGACCTTAATTGCATTTGGAAAAGCAAGTCTGAAGTCTGTAATCACAACACAGTGTATATTTATGTTAAATTGATCTATGTTGATTTTTGTTAATACACCTAATGAATATGTATTAACATGTTTACAGCAGCCATAGACAGCTTTATAAAAAGATGATGCTCAGTGATTTATTATGAGCAGTACTATGGGAGAATGACATGCTGAAGCCTCTATCAGGTCTCTGATCTGCGAGATGACAGTAGAAGTGAACACACTGTTTGCACTGCACAGTTTCAGACTTGCATGTTTCAAATTGTATGTGTGCCTGATGCATGTGTGGCAATTGCTAAGACTAAATATGAGAAAATACCCTTCATTCATGCAGTGCATTGTGAATTCttaattcccttttttttttttataatcatAGAATTATTAAAGTGGGGATCACATTTGTGCTAGAGCTAAAAACAGTGACACAATTCTGAACACTCTTCAAAACTATCAGTTATTTCCTTCCAAGTTCAGAGCTTTCCTGTATGCATCAAGTTCTGTAATGGACTCCCTTCTTCATTAAAACATGCAGACAAATGTTTGTTAACTGACCTTGCCAAAACTCTGGCCTTCATATGGCTGTTTTTCACAAAGCTTTGATACTGGTCAAGAGTCTGAAACAAAGGCAATACATTAAATGAAGTGAGTACTATGTTAGTCATACACAAACATGGCATTCCTCTATCACCTTCATTTAACCTTTTCTGTACTGTACTCCCTATTATTCACAAGATCACATATTAAAGTGTGCTGACCATGCACTGGTTCCCCAGTCCCCTCTTTCCTAATGTTCtatattgtgtgttttgtaaatCCATGGTCATATCTTTCTTTTGAGCTACAGATGCCTATAAAAAGTAAAGTGAAAATATCACAATTAGAGGTGGACCCAGCAACCAGCAAGCCAGTTGTGACTCACATTCATTCCCCAACACTGTTGGTCATCTCTACTTATGGCACACTTTAATATGACTGCCCAGCACAGTACAGACTTGCCCCCTGCCAAAGCAGCCTACTCTGCCTTGGATCCCTTTTCCCCGGAGGAGCCCTTGAGGTAGGTCTTGTAGAAGAACAAGGCGAAGAGGACCAAGTAGCTGAGGTACATGAGAAATCCCCACGCGATGTTGTCCACGTAAGACGGACAGCGCACCTCGTGCATCCAGCGGTACACCAGGCCCAGGACAGCCAGGCCCATCACCATCTGCAGGATCTGGGTGGCCGTGATGACCATGGCAAAGGGACGGGGCACCCGCAGGCCGGCCGCCCGGGCGGCGTAGTAGGTATACATGAGGGAGTGCACCAGGTAGTTCATGGTCATGAACCAGCCTCCGCCTGCCACCTGGTCCTTGTAGGAGTACCAGGAGTAGAGCAGCACAGTGATGTGGTGGTACCAGTGCAGGAAGATGAGGCGCTGCTTACGGAGCACGATGAACACTGTGTCGCCtgggagagggggtggaggagaaaTCATTTCCAGTCACAAGCACAAACGCGTACATATTTGTGCATTCATGGGGCTAACTGCACTATCAGCATAAATTCCTGGGAATTGTGGGAAAAAAGCCTTTCTGCCCCTTAGACTTAAAACTCTGATTTATAGGGCTTACTTGCACAAATAAGAATGCCCACCCCTATAAACAGGTCTAGTACAGTATATTGCAAGCCTGCCCTGTTGTAAAATAATGGCCCAGCCAGTGGAAGGACTAGGATGTCCTTCCTGTCTGCAGCTGAGGAAACATTCTGTATATCAATCATACACTAATGGATTTTTTTGCCACCTCAGCATCTACCTCCATTTACCAGGGCAATCGAGCCTCTGACAGAGAGCACGAAGAGAGTAGATTACTgtgcagacagggagacagcaTCACGATCCACAGGCACGCCTCTTTAGCTAATAGTTTGCTGATCAATATAAATCCACTAGAAAGTTTAAGTGCTCCGAGAGAAATgcataaagagaaaaatgacttgGTCACTCAAGGTTAATTTTTATGTCTGTCCTTTGCATGTCTCTAGCCTGTTACAATCCATGACATCACTGCTACTCTCATGTGTGAACACTAATCTAAGCTTTTCAATTTAAATTAGGTCATTTTGGATAAACAATTCATGCTTGACAGGAAGTTTCTTCACCTCAACTTCCTTCATTTGCTAGTCACCATTACATGCTAAACCAGTTTCATCATAACCTGCAGGTGACAGATGTACAAATTTCATCTTAAACTGTAAAACCACTCTGCCCAGtgactgtttttcatttcaacatttcttTGTAGATATCTTTATGTTATGCAAGTTAACAATGATCTGCTGGCACTTCTTGATGCCGGCACAGAGGACTGTGAGGAAAGATCACAGGAAGCCTTACCCAGCTCTGGGGCCTTGCTGAGGACAAAGGCATAGGCCCAGAACTTGCTGACGGGGGCGCTGTAGAAGCTGATGTCACACACCGACTGTCTGAAGCCGCTGGTGGTGAGGACGTGCATCATGTACCAGCCAGTCCTGATCGCTCCGATGATACTGAGGAAAGAACCCATCGCATACGAACACATTAGCAAACAAGTTAACAGTATCATAGACCCTCGGCAAAGTGGACACTGCAGGGTCATAACACATGATGGACACAACTGTCCATTTGTACTGCATAATTATGTAAAATCTCTCATTTGAGAGACATTTGATAGGCTACTTATCACTGTTTTCAATAGAAATGATAAAATTCTTATTATAAGAATCATTCTCTTAATGCTGGAAACAGATGAGACATCCCATATTTCAAGGGACTCAGTGTTTCCTGAGTCACAAACTTTAGCCTTTTAAAAGCACAATTCTTACAGATACAAGGCATTGTTTCTCACAAAAACAATACTGAACAAGAATTCGCATTCCACTGTACACTGTTTCAGCCAACCATAAAGACTCAACATTACTCATCACTTTAAACCGTAAAACCTCAAAGAGCCCTGCTATTATACCACAATCATATATTGACCCAGTGAGATTCCAGGAAGTAATTTCACTAGCTGTGTAACTTAACGCTTTTGAGTGGCGGaaacaacacacagacataagttgtatactaatactactgtccCTAATTTTACGAGCACTTAAAATTGTACAGTCTCGGTTGGTAATAGGTTATCCACTAACATCtctaaaatgctcatttaaCGGAAAATTCACTCCACTATTCTGCAGAGAGCATCACACTAAAACCTCAACAATAAACTCTGAACAAAATGACTGGGCAGAGAGCCAAGTCAGAGATTCTCTATTTTATTTTCGTTGTTCTGACACCTCTATCAATGATTTGAATTTGAGAAATGTTTTCATTGGCAAATCTCTACAAGCCACTCCATGGAGCTGCTGTGCTGCAGTCATGGCTGTATGGATTACACAGTGGGTGTTTCCCCTCATCGGCATGCTGTCTTTTGTCATAGGGATTATTTTTTATGGTTTTCTGCTTTACAAGGTAGTGTAGAGGTTGTGgtgtgacaggagagagagtgaggataACGTGACCTGCGACAAAGGGCGTGAGCTGGATTCAAACACACTTCTAGATGGTATGCACCTAACTaagcccactgagccaccaggacacccaaaAGCCACGCTGCTCCGCCCCGCGTGCAGCCCGCTAAGGGATGGAGCGCGCAGGTCATGCCCACTGCTGTGGGATTAGGATTAGAGGGAGGGCTCAGTGGGTTCTAGACAGATCCACTGATGGTGGACTTCTGTGCACACTGCAGAGCTCGGGACACCGGCCCTGCCTGTTGTCACCTGCCAAGTGGGTCACGATGTAGACAAACTCTTCTCCGATTCTGGCTCCGCTTACAGAGCAGGCACCGTCTCTGGTGCTGTAGACTCTTATTTCAGTAGCGGGTATAGAAAGAAAACTCAACATAATAACACTTATATTCACGTTTAGTAGCAGATGCTGTAAATATTAAAGGAATGGCTTTCATATGGTAATTGGATTTCAAGAGGAACATCATCTAAATTGCATAATTTTCCAGGGTATTACTATAATCTAGGTTCTCTCAGCTAATGGCATGTAAATAAAATGCAGCCATCTAATTCCAAAGGGCTGAAGTAAATGCAGCGTAAAGAGAGGATTTCTAGCGACACAGCACtcagcaaaacagcagaaataacATGAATCAAAAATTTTTAATTACATAGCCTACAGATGCAAGCTTTCATGGAAGCACTATGTTTTAGTGCAtccttgttgttttgctgcCGAGCTGTTAGGAAAATTCATACCATTTTGTTCTACTCTTTAACATTCAAGCAATATttgtagggctgcagctatcgattattttagtaatcgagtattctaccgattattccatcgattaatcgagtaatcggataagaaatacttttgctttattaaagagcaatagtaaatatacaaaagagaaaagctgtccgcacgaagctgtccatacgacactgtgatttactgaaaacgaggtgaaataataattattattgatatttattactaggcctaaatatcatacaagttcataagactggctaatgtacatttatttgctatgttgaagggttgccctatacctgctgaccctactcactgcaatcaaactaaactgaatatacctgctgtattggactggtgcattttaggctccaattgctacttacaccacctgatattttgctttctggggtattttatgcatcactgtgaggggagtaggtgtgtgtgtgtgtgtgtgtgtgtgtgtgtgtgtgtgtgtgtgtgtgactatcataataataacatgaatgaagctcaggctttcacaaattgactgcagcattttattttctgtggttattttcttgagcaaaacttagctaacttagggacatcataactagccattacatatagccataattaacgtgcattctttactagccttcatctcatcccgttttaatattaagtgctgactccgcccacccggccagtttcggcgtacgccggtagcaattacaagtggaccctatcctacagtccctgctctcagcggagggaaggagctacactgtgtgggggaagcgctgtgaccgtcagacctctctggattagacaagcaagtagagaaaaccagcatcagccgaaccaatttattgccaaatgctttgggattcaacacattaacattgcttcccatggtcagaaaaagtcagcagatttgtcgctagtcgcttttgagaaataaagtcgccaggggggtctgaaaagtcgctaagtctagcgacaaagtcgccaagttggcaacactggatccgaaactttggacactttctgtcgttttctctggcctgtctcttctcttcgcccctcgctattttctctctctttctccagcgcgttgtgcaacagtaataatcatccgtgtgaaacactgagcgtgtatatagttaccgtatatggattaaacgaagcttcgatgcaaagaatttgcatcgatgatttttagtaatcgagttactcgagtttctcgaggaatcgtttcagccctaaatATTTGTCTTAAGGTACCACTGAGAGAATAGACACAGGAGAGGGGACTTGGCTAATACTGTGTAAGCATCATTACATTTAAATTCTGCAGAATCTGACATGAATGCTGGCCTTTCCTTTGAGTGCACAACACTGCTGTGAACCCTGTTTGGAATGTGGTTCTGACATAGATGCATTTCTTAGAGCACATTCCCCCTTACATTCATTCAGCACCGGTGGCCTCCCACAGCCAGGCAAATGTAATAATGATCATCTGGTCTTCCTGTTTATCCAAACAGCCATGGCAATCATAGTGCAATTACTCAGTTTTTGTTGACATAAGTGCTGTATCTAGGAGGCATTTTAAAGGACAAAAGCAACCGATACTGGGACTGAGACTGCCAGTAGGTGAGCACTCCCGCCACCCACTGCTGCAAACATTGATATCGAAAACACTGTGACTCTGGGCTGGAAGTTAAAAACCAAAACATCCTATTGAGGTTTTTAATATTGCAATAGGAATTGCAATATTCTTCTctacattattcattatttatttttcagtgcttataaaataacataacatatgccatttggttgatgcttttatccaaagtgtctTACAGTGCCACGGGGGGCCCCAGTGGGACGTGAACCCCTAACCCTCACAGTGTTAGTGCCACTGAGCCACAGAACcacaaaatgttcaaaaatgcATAGGATTTGGACAAtttgaataaaatgattttCTCCAGCACACAACCTGATTTTGTAGGCCGGGGATTAAGCACAGCATCAGAATACCTTGTTTAAAAAGCTCTTTGATAAATATTAAagtttcaaaaaaaaaaaaaaagctctttgtAATACATTTCCCAAAAATTGCAGCCTTTTGCGAAATGGAAATAACATAGTGAATATTGTGATTGAATTTTTTTTGAAGATGTCCCTACTCCTCAAAACGTCCCAAAAGGAATCCTCAGAATATCTGTCTCACCATTATGGTTATGATCTTAGATGGCTGAAACAgttaataaataattattaattaaatcAAATAATTATGCTGGTTACAATAAGATAAGGTTCCTTCCTATTAGAGAAAACCACTTCTGCTTATAAACACAGACCACTCTCCCCTCAGAGGACTAACTAAGTTCTTTTTCCAGCATGCCATCCACACCGCCACATTTTATGCTCCaataaaaaaagggggggaaaatGATACTTTGGCCTCTAAGGGTTTGTTTTATCTTCAGACTGTTACACCATGTCTTATTTCGTCAGAGCTTCACTCCTATTACACAAGCTGACTGAAAGCTGTGCGCTCCACCTGTCACTCACCTGAAGATGGCCAGGCTGAGTGACCACAGCACCAGCGGGCGACGCAGGTTCAGCTTTGGCCTTTCCCTCATGAAGTGCTGGCCCCCGAATACGAGCGCAGCATACAGGCCACAGAACATGAAGGACTTGCTCCTGTGGAGGGGAGAGACACACCGTGGCACACAAATAAGCACTGCATCGATCCCCAGTCGTCGCTGCGAGTATACATGTGTACAGGGCTggggatagaatagaatagaatagaatcaacCTTATTATCTGACCAAACTGGAAAATTGTCTTTGTCCTCACCTCAGCCTGATAATAACATGATTCATCAGACTATAATAGCTCAGTAtctagagacagaaagacaatatATAGCTTTATTGACTATCCTTCTGATCTACAACATGGATGTTAAATTTAAGGCATCAAAAGGTATAAGAGCTCTCCAAAGTTTTCTACTAACATATGGGGatttcaatggaaaaaaaatgttgagcTTGGTTTGATCCTATTTATAAAGACAGTAGTACTTACAAAtgacacagagaaaataaattatCTTATATAATGTGAAGCATAAGGCAAGCAGTATCGAATTTCAACTATCAGAGCATCAAAAATACTCCAACAATACCCAACCCTAAAATCTAAAGCGAAAATCTCCAGAATACATATGGTTGTAACCGCACACTCAAGGCCCAGGACTATGGATTGAATACAAAAAAGGATCTTTATTGGAGACCGTCATGAGCTGCGTGTTTCGCATACAGCTTCATCAGGCCCTACTTGTACTTCAAGTTGCATCAAGCTGCAAAATAAGGAAGAAGACGACTTCCGCAGCCAAACAACCCCGCTAACCCCTGAATCACCTCAgtcaaacactgaaacactaaaTCATTATACAGATGTGATGCTGTTACATAAGGATATTACACAATTAGGGTGACTGGGAGCAGACCAGACCGCTACGATCAGACAAATATGACATCTGATAGGCTGTCAGGCTCACTGCAGCCATTTGTCTAGTGACTATATTATGTACTGTTAATCTGCATGTACGTGGAAATTGTAAATTTATAATGTTATTTAAACTATGAATTTAAAAACGTCAGTGTTTTATAAACCCCCTGGCTTCATTTAATGTACCATTGGGTCCCTGGAAATCAGTATTTTCTACTGCTAAATGGGGTTATCCTGATTAATTAAAGTTAAATGAAGTGAGCTTGGCAAACTTCTAGTGACCTCTACTCCACCCTTGGTAGCATCCTCATGTTATGGTCCTCATTTATAATTACAGAAAAGGATTAGCAGAGATTAGTATTTGACACACTGACCATTTAGTCTGCCAGTCCAGGGTGATGAGGCAATTTGACTGGGTGCTGTCTGCCTGGCTTATCAACGACTACTGATACTATTTCAATAACAGCCGGGAGCAAAATGTGACGACACAGCAGCGTAGTCAAGAATGTTGGAAAAGGTCAACTCATGAATTCAGGAAAAAACTGCTGAACTGAATAGCAAATAGTGTAGAAAAAGTGTGAATGAGGGtgcgttatgtgtgtgtgtgctacaaaTAAGAATTTACTTTAATTGCCCTGTctgattaaaagaaaaatcctgtCTTTACAAAGTGTGTGAGGAAGCGTgcgtgcctgtgcatgtgtctggAGGGGTTTGGGAATGGACCAGATGACTAATCCAGATTGGCAGAATACATATTAGGCGGAGGAGATGCTGCTGCTTGACCCAGTTAAGGCTACAGGGGCTTGTGATGGTCGTTCCCAGTCCGTCCCTGTGACACGCAGGAAAAAAACCTGCACTAAGAAAAAGCCCTTGCAGACACCTAAGTGAGAACCAGTAGCcttttaaaggggaataccgcTGAATTTCAGAatgctatctctctctttctcatacacaaacacacacacacatgtaaaaaaaaaaagctcccaGCAATGAGATGTTGTGTGTGGGTTGGTGTAAGGTAATATGTATGCtatcggagtgtgtgtgtgtgtgtgtgtgtgtgaaagagaggggaagagggagagacctATTGCTGccaggtgaatgtgtgtgattaATTAATACTGCCTGACAATGACAGCTGATATGGCAGAGGACGCCTCCCTCTCTGTAAACTGTAGTGGCCCGCTGTAATGCAATGCCTGTTACCCTTAATTACTCCCTcaaactgagtgtgtgtgcatgcatgcgcacacaagTGTACATCTCCTGcgagtaaaga
Protein-coding regions in this window:
- the LOC139913759 gene encoding very long chain fatty acid elongase 6-like isoform X1; its protein translation is MNESQLNSPLEEYDFERRFDEREALEWMQENWSKSFMFCGLYAALVFGGQHFMRERPKLNLRRPLVLWSLSLAIFSIIGAIRTGWYMMHVLTTSGFRQSVCDISFYSAPVSKFWAYAFVLSKAPELGDTVFIVLRKQRLIFLHWYHHITVLLYSWYSYKDQVAGGGWFMTMNYLVHSLMYTYYAARAAGLRVPRPFAMVITATQILQMVMGLAVLGLVYRWMHEVRCPSYVDNIAWGFLMYLSYLVLFALFFYKTYLKGSSGEKGSKAE
- the LOC139913759 gene encoding very long chain fatty acid elongase 6-like isoform X2 — encoded protein: MNESQLNSPLEEYDFERRFDEREALEWMQENCIIGAIRTGWYMMHVLTTSGFRQSVCDISFYSAPVSKFWAYAFVLSKAPELGDTVFIVLRKQRLIFLHWYHHITVLLYSWYSYKDQVAGGGWFMTMNYLVHSLMYTYYAARAAGLRVPRPFAMVITATQILQMVMGLAVLGLVYRWMHEVRCPSYVDNIAWGFLMYLSYLVLFALFFYKTYLKGSSGEKGSKAE